From the genome of Nicotiana tabacum cultivar K326 chromosome 17, ASM71507v2, whole genome shotgun sequence:
TACCTGACAAGAACAggcgtaaaatagtgtgttttaccagaatcagtactgaaaaatcactattatccttagccccacggtgtgcgccaaactatttaccctaaaattcgagtaacaattaaacttatttagtggttttaaggatacgtgatttaatccaataccaattgataaacaaggaattgaatagataatctgaatagtaaaataaatcaaaccagtgttctGGCAGTACTTTCGACCTCGATTCGGGATGGTCTTGAGGTTgggtaagaagaacaataaagaaCAGAAAATAAACAATGATGAACAGTAATAGATAGTAAGTGAAATAGAGAGAAGCGTTTTTGTATATGTTTTTCAGTGAATTAATCCCCCCTACAAATGAATGgggtccctctttatatagtagaggaatcctaaataaggtacagtTCTAATAACGGAAACAAATCCCATGATTGGCGTCAATAACCGCTTGATTCGATCTGTTCCGGGATTTCCGCTGAGATCTTCGTTCGGTTGCTAATATTTCACCATTCCGTTATTATGCCTTACTCGAAGTTGGTcatgctcggtctcgatcttcagcgagcacttcgatcttcatgcttcatactctgccattgAGCTCGAGCCTGGTCTATTACGAACTTACTCTTGAGGCAGCTTCTCATGCCTATGAAATCTGAtatgcccgatttcgaccgtatacaaacaTTTCAAGCAGACAGTACTGCAATATATGGAAAATAAACTAACGAGCATAAGGGCAAAGAACTAAAAGACGTGTTGATCGTACGATCAAAACTCTATTGCATAACCTCCCAAATAATCAGTCCGAGTAAATTTATTGCATAACTTCCCAAAAAATCAGTCCGAATTTCGGATAATACATGCAAATATAAATACATCACTGGCAGTCCGAATACAATTTGAGATGCACTAATCCATGGGTGCAAGTTATCTCAATGATACAAGATAAACGTCCGTCTATAATCATACAAAGATGAGGTAAAAGGCAAAGATAAATTTAAACCTGCATCTACACTGACCAACGTTAGTGAGTGCACAATATTTCATTTTGCAAGCACAAGCTGGAGTAAAAAGAATAACCAGCAAAGGCCTGTGGTTCACCATAACAGACTCCATTTTCAGATTAGAACAGAACTTGAACTACAAGTCAAAATGCAGATATTGCCTCCTGAGTATCCTTCACATAAAGCGGTATTCTCACCCCAAGTTCCCTTAATCGATTTACTATATCATAAAGAAATTCAAAGGTGAGTTTGTATTGTTTGTTAAGATCCTCTCTCACACTTGGCTGGATCCTAAACCACTCTCCCAACAACTTGTGCACATGAGCACGGATCATTCTCCATGGCACTGGATATTTCTCACAAAACCTCAAATATTCTATCAGTAACTCAGCCTGATCTAGCTTATCGTCTTCCTTGAGTCCTACACTGCCCAATCCCCATTCAGCAGTTCGATATCCAGCAAAGAGGGCTGGATTCTCAAGAAGGGGATCGGCTGAAAGTACCCCATTGGCACCAGTTTTCTCCAAGCAGCTGTGTACATCATCGGTGTGCCTAATATTACCATTGGCAAGGACAGGAATCCTAACAGCATTTCTGACAGCCTTGATTGCCTCCCAATTGGCTCTGAATTTCTTCCCATCTTTTTCATCCCTTGTTCGTCCATGCACTGCTAGAAGAGAACAACCTGCATCCTCCAACATCTTTGCATAACTGAGTGTATCTTGCAAATAAGGGAAAATTCGGATCTTGCATGATACTGGAACGCTAAGATTGTTAGCCAGCTTTTCTACAAGAGACTTGACAAGAGAGAGATTATCCATGAGGAAAGCTCCATAATTCCCGCGTTTTGCAATTCGCTGGGGACACCTGCATAGCAAGTAGTAGTTTAGCAAACTGAGCTGATAGCAAAGATGAGTGGAGAAATGATCTGCATAGATAATCCAGGAAATACAGAAACAAAATCTGCGGTCTCGTGCATAAAACAGTTTAGAAGGAAATgcagaaagagaaaataaaactataaataaaataaaatattaaactgCAAATCTTGATCTGGAAGAAAAACTGCTCTACTCCACGATGTCCTTCACCACAACATAAGCAAGCACATGAATTCAAATATGCAAGTGGAAAAAGAAAATGTAGAGCTAGTTACGGTCTATTAGTCCTGTAATGGAGCTTGTTCCGCTGTTTTCCAACTCTAATTTAGACTTTGTTTAGATTTATACAAGTCGGGAATCAGATATGCTTGTGTGTGAAGAAAGTAGATTCAACTGAATGATGTTTATATGTTTCTTGTCTAATAATTCTAGGTACTAAAGCTTTCCTGATAACTTAGTTCATTTTTTTAATTCCATCATGAACAACACAACAGTAAAACTTAAAAAAATCCATCAAGGTAAGAATTGGAATGTAACCGATCCTACTGTTGTTTTGCAAGACAAAAAAATATGTAACCGATCTAGTCTTGATAAGTCTCGGTGGACACTTAACTATCTTCATTCCTATTCTTGTTTTGCTTCCACTGCCTTCTATTGGACATGGCAATTGGCAATTAGGATTGGGTTTGGGCAGGTATGGAGACCGTCTGAGAAAGAATGGAGTAATTAGCCAAACCACCAACGGTTTCATGTGGGTCAAAAAAGGGAAATTTTGAAACCAAaactcacaatcagaccctcatTTACCTTTAGTTTAGATAACCACTGGCAGTGCACGGGTGTCTATCACCCCAATTGGTTTAGTTAAAAAACATTTTATATGAGCAATGCCCGTATCCCTGTATGATTTCCATGGTTGCAAGCCCCTCCCATTCGGCCCGAGCTTTCTTTCAATTGTGTCTGCTTCAGATTCTATTATGCTGTTACCCTTAGTTATCCGTTTACTCAAAGTTGAATGACCCTCCGGAATCATTCTATCATTCGAAATCACTTAATCTTATCTTATTTTACTAAGACTTCAGAAGAAGTACTGAAGCCACAGATTTTTCATTCTAGAGTGGAGACAAGGTGTAATAGAAATGTCTGCAATCGAGTATATAGCTCTATGAACAAATGGATCCTAATTGCTCCATTAGATACTTTTTTTCCCAAGAGTGGAATCAAGATGCTAAGGTATGTGACTGCATTCATGTTAGTGCAACCTCAATTATCATTAAATACTGAATACGTATTTAGACAAACAACTATCCTTTGTATCACATAAAAGCTCCAGGTACAAATAGAGTATACAAAGACGAAAGAAATTTCTCGAGTGAAATAATGTTCCAGTTACACTGAAAGTTGTATAAAAACAATTATCCCCAATTCTAGAAAAAAATCAAGGTTTTACTTGAATTATACATAGTATGAAGACTTGTTCAATTTTCAAATGCAGCGTAGTCTATATTTCCATGAAATGAAAGGTATGGCGACTCTAGATGTGTTACTTTATATGATCATCGATACTCAAAGCTGGTAAGATATATTATCACTAGAACCAATAACATGGCCCAAGTTTAGACTAGGTTGATGAGCATAGTATATGAGAAAAATCTAGGCATCTTGATTAGGAAACATTGAAAAAGGAGCCTACCCGAAGTTGATGTCCACATAGTCACAATAAGGCTCCACTTTTCGAGCTGCTTTCAGCAAAATGTCTGGATTGTTTGCGCAGAATTGAACAAAAAGTGGACGGTCCTCCTATATAAAATGAAGTAGAATTAGCTGAAATGCAATAATATTGAAGAATTTATGCACAAAGCAGGAACGAAAGAACTTGATAAGAAATTCCATATATGAGTACAAGCAAAAGTAGATACCTTGCAGGTGGTAAAATCCATAGAGCGATATTTTTCATCTTCGGTGAAGAGACGGGAGTGAAGCATAGGAGTATAAGCAGCATCAGCACCATATTTTCGACAAAGAAGACGGAATGGCAGCTCCGAGTTGTCAACCATTGGTGCCACTATACGTTTGGGCTCACCTAGCTTCTTCCAATGAGACCACGCCCTCTCTATCCGAGACACTCCCTTCAGGTAACCATTCGGACGATTCAAAGCCAAGGACTGTGTCTCTTCTAGATCCAAAGGAATAGAGCAAGTCGTGGTGGTTGCGGAACAGAGATATTCGTCCTCCATGTCTTCGTCGttgaggtttagggttttggtcgCCATGAAAAGCTTCCCGTGGAAGACAGGTTAGAGTAACGGCTGAATTCTGCAACCGAGAACCGACGGAGATCTAATGACGAGGCAACGGGAACGGTTGCGCAACCCAACGTCGCCGTCGCTACCGCCGCCGTTGCCGTTGAGGTACGGTTAGAATAGGGCGCGAAGGAATATAGACTACCTCGATTGAGGCCTGGGTCCAATTCTATTGGGTCACAGGCCCAATTATGAGTATCGTACAGTAAAACAGCAACGAGACTCAGTGGCCCAAACAAGAAATGACGAGTTCCCTGTTGGCCGAAGTGCAGCAATAGCCACTTTTAAGCccactatttaaaatatatccataatttataatgtatttaaaaattagtcaaTTTACCCAAATTTCAGGATTAAGTATCCAGAATTTAGAAATTCAGGACTTAGTGTCCTGAATTTTTaagctgctaatttgaaattcagaaCTAAGTATCCTAAATTTCtgaactactaatttaaaattcaggacataagaATCGAACATCTATACTATACTTGTTTAACGGGTCGGGTTGACCCATTTTCGGATCGGCCCATACCGGTTGTAAGTCGGACTGTCCCGGACCGGTAGTTAGGGGGCGGGTTTAGGGGGGTTAGAGGGGTTGGTCCTTTTTTAAAAAATCGGTTAATCGGACCGGTCAAACCTGATCAACAAAAAATACCGTTGAACCGGTTAACCGGACCGGACCGGTTCAACGGCTATaaatctgaatttttatttttatttttttaaagtgaTATGACTGTTGGCAACGGTCAGCTTCAATTTGGTCGTTGCCCAACGGGTTGATTGCAAGAATAGCCCTTTTTGGgcaattcttttttaaaaaataacacttttagtaattactaatttagcccttggaaaaattataaatacatccccccctcccctccccccccccccaattttcttcatttcttccctcatctctcatttctcaaactcatatTCTCAATTATCATTCTCGCAATCAACTATTTTGCTctcatttttttggaatttaatttatcgtattatttattattgaactTCAAACTTTGAACAACTGACATTTCTTCGTGGTAACATTGGAGTTGCGAAATCATCAAGTGTTCAATTTATTGCcgaattcggtgcactccctccaactctttctcttatttactatttaatttttgctagtagttaaattttcacaatatgtttaatgctgcaaaAAGAGTTTGTAATAAGGTTGCTAATCGGGGTAatcgaaaaaatagaaaaagaggtaCTACTTCAACATCtggtagtaatttaaatgactCTACATATATTTCTGAAACATTAtctgataataatatagattatgaacaattacagaaagatttcggtatagaagataatgaattaaaaattgaagatgagacatatagctgaaatttcttttcaactctctgaatttaagaagaaagaaaaatataaggatgttgttgaaaaaatgcaagcaaaattcaaaatatatttctttccaattcctctgatttacttaattggtgctgttttaaatccttctattaagatgtctgattgtcaccaattaataaatgctttatatacttatatggagattggaccaactgaaaccccagaTATATATTattgtatgaacaagctaaatgattatttacaacaattatataattattatgcaaatatagTTGATGATGTTGCTCttaatgtaggcaatgttaatcccactatgcattgtaccacttctactactatggatgatgatgaaggccttgatagttttaatatCTGGTCTATATTTCCTATcactcaaaccagtagcaggaacattgatgaactttgattctacttgcaaaagcaaAAAGAGCATCGCACAAAGGAATTATCATCGTTGGGATGGTGACATGAgaatgaaaagcaattttctgTTCTTTCCGCTATGGCTCAGGACGTGTTGAATGTGTCAATTTCAACTGTTGAATCAAAGAGTGCATTTAGTCtagcaagacaacaacttggagacatccctcactcattgggaagcaatgctttggaagttttagtatgtttcagagattggattagaccAGAACGAAGAAATCAgggacgtgaagatgttgatagaCCAGAAGACGAgaaacttggagatatattaacacatggtaacccaCCTGAATTTAACACTCAAGAAGATGGCCAAaaagttcatattgattatgaaaaacttactaaggcaatgcaaaacctttgaatttactctttttcgttaatttactagttgttaaatgtaaacttcaatttgtaagtttgaaataaaaaaagcacttgcaaattataagtgcaattatttttccattttcattgtattctattatcttaaattcttaatgTAACAATGAAATATTCAAATATAAGGATTTTAAAG
Proteins encoded in this window:
- the LOC107817793 gene encoding uncharacterized protein LOC107817793; this encodes MATKTLNLNDEDMEDEYLCSATTTTCSIPLDLEETQSLALNRPNGYLKGVSRIERAWSHWKKLGEPKRIVAPMVDNSELPFRLLCRKYGADAAYTPMLHSRLFTEDEKYRSMDFTTCKEDRPLFVQFCANNPDILLKAARKVEPYCDYVDINFGCPQRIAKRGNYGAFLMDNLSLVKSLVEKLANNLSVPVSCKIRIFPYLQDTLSYAKMLEDAGCSLLAVHGRTRDEKDGKKFRANWEAIKAVRNAVRIPVLANGNIRHTDDVHSCLEKTGANGVLSADPLLENPALFAGYRTAEWGLGSVGLKEDDKLDQAELLIEYLRFCEKYPVPWRMIRAHVHKLLGEWFRIQPSVREDLNKQYKLTFEFLYDIVNRLRELGVRIPLYVKDTQEAISAF